The Populus nigra chromosome 19, ddPopNigr1.1, whole genome shotgun sequence genome includes a window with the following:
- the LOC133680470 gene encoding succinate dehydrogenase subunit 6, mitochondrial has translation MGEPSDLQHQQSFFKKHWEGFTEFWGDRFSFLENYARFLRRDKPIPSWSDSDVQEFIASDHIHGPTLRTAREAVNFGLTGSVIGAVSTAGVAWKYSRSLHGAGLSFLAGGVFGWTFGHEVGNHWLQLYRLDTMAAQVKFIEWWEKKCGE, from the exons ATGGGAGAACCATCAGACCTACAACATCAGCAATCATTTTTCAAGAAACACTGGGAAGGGTTTACAGAATTTTGGGGAGATAGATTTTCGTTTCTTGAAAACTATGCAAGATTCCTCAGGCGTGATAAACCAATCCCTTCTTGGTCTGATTCTGATGTTCAAGAATTCATTGCTTCAGATCATATTCATGGCCCCACT CTGAGGACTGCTAGGGAAGCAGTAAACTTTGGACTTACAGGAAGTGTAATTGGAGCAGTATCAACAGCAGGTGTTGCCTGGAAATATTCAAGGAGCTTGCATG GTGCTGGGCTGTCCTTTCTAGCTGGAGGTGTTTTTGGTTGGACATTTGGACATGAAGTTGGAAACCACTGGCTACAACTCTACAGGTTGGATACCATGGCAGCACAGGTTAAGTTCATTGAGTGGTGGGAGAAAAAATGTGGAGAGTAG